The Phaeocystidibacter marisrubri DNA segment CACGATCCGGAGGTACTCATCCTAGACGAACCAACTACAGGGTTAGACCCCAACCAATTGGTGGATATTCGCAAACTGATCCGAGAAATCGGAAAGGAGAAAACGGTGATGCTTTCTACCCACATCATGCAAGAGGTTGAAGCCGTTTGTGACCGCGTGATCATCATCAACAAAGGAGTGATTGCAGCAGATCAAAAGACTTCTGAAATGCAGAACGCTAGCGGTACGGTAATCCTCAACATTGAATTTGATGCCGAAGTGAGCCTCTCTGGTTTGAAGAAAATCGCTGGCGTTCGCCGCGTACAACATGTAGAAGGTGGTCAGTACTTGATCGAGTGCTCAGAAGCCAAAGATGTGAGAAGCGATGTGTTCAAGTTTGCCGTTCAGCAAAACCGCACCATCCTTCAAAGTCAGCAGCAAAAGGCGAAGTTAGAAGACATCTTCCGCACACTAACTGGCAACGCGGAATAACCTACTCTGCCCGGTCTTTTTCGATGGCTTCACGAATGAGTTCGTTCAGGTTTTCACCTCGTAGCCCTGTGGCAATTACGACACCTTCTGGATTGACCAATATCGTGGTTGGATAGCCGTTCACATTGAGCAATTCAGTGATGTTATTCTCATCTGAATTCAAGATGTTCGGCCAAGTAATGCCGTATTTCTCAATGGCATTTTGCAGGTTTTGAGGCACGTCGTAGGCTACACCGATCATATCTACGGTCGACTTATCCATCGCAGCATACGACATGACCAAATTAGGCAGGTCAATCACGCAACCGGCACACCAGCTGCCCCAAATGTCGATGTAGAGGTATTTCCCTTTGTAATCTTCGGTGTAAACGGAATCGCCCGTCAATACATTGACCCCGCCAAAAGACGGCAGGTAAAATCCAACCTTGGCCGACACGGGCTTTTCCCCTTCCACCAACTCTCGCAATTGAATGCGAGCAGGATGGTTGAGCACCTTCGAAAACTGAAGAATACGTCCTCCTACTCGGACAAAATCACCAACGTAAGCGTTCTCCTGATAGCCTAGATTTGGTGCTACAAACAAGCTCGCATAGGATACGAGGGAATTTCCAGCAATATTAGACCGAACGTAAACGGTGTCATCCTCAAACTTGAATTCACCGTAGCCATAAGTGGCATTGAGTAGTCCGAGTAAAGATGTATTAGGCCCGATTCTGGCCGAGTCTACGGTGAGCACAACGGTCAATGAGTCTTCATAAACCTGCCCCTCTTGCACGTACTCATAGCGGTAATCCAACTCCACATATTCCCTTTCTGCTTCTGGATTCAAATGTCGATTAGGAGCACATCCTTTGTGTATCTCATCATCCGAAAAATCCAAATTCGCATTGGCATCCAGAGCAAACTCAATACAACTGCCATCTAGGCGATAGGCGATGTACATCATGCTCGCCACATCTTTATCCACTACATCATCAAAGCGGAGGCTCTCATGACGCTGCTTCATAAACTCGAAAAGGGAGTCGTTGAACTCGCCCAACACGTGTTTTTGATACACATGCTGATTGAAGTCTAAAATCTGATGTGCAAAGAAAGTCTCTTCTTTTGTCCAGCCTTTAGGAAGCGCCTTAAACGCACGTTCATAGCGGAAATCCGTATCCTGTCGTTGCGGAAGTGCCACGCCCATTCCATCCGAAAAAGGAGCCTTCGACTTATGGAAAGTGACAGGAATTTCGTGATAAACCGTATCCGGTTGGGCCAGGGCAAAAACTGAGCTAATACTCAACAAGAAGAGAGCGTAGAACTTCATAACAAGCGGGTTAGATTCGCAATGATACGGTTATCAACGAAACTATTCCCTAAATCTTGCAACGAAAAGCTTTTACGAAGGGTTCTTACTTCTTTCGGAAGAAGATCTGAATAGGCACCCCGCTCAAGTCGTACAATTTGCGCATTTGATTCTCCACAAAGCGCTTGTAAGGCTCCTTGATGTACTGCGGCAAGTTCGCATAAAATGCAAACGTTGGCGCGTGGGTTGGAAGCATGGTAGCAAACTTGATCTTGATCTCCTTGCCCTTGGTCATTGGAGGAGGATTGTCCTTCAAAATGGGAACAATGGTATCATTCAACTTGCTTGTAGAAATCTTGGTGATTCTGCGCTTATAAACTTCCATTGCCTCTTCAACAGCCTTGAGTACACGCTGACGTGTAAGCGCAGATGTAAAGAAGATAGGAATATCCACGAATGGAGCACAACGCTTGCGAACCAATGCCTCAAAATCACGCATGGTATTGGTGTCCTTATTGATCAAGTCCCACTTGTTCACGAGAATCACCACACCCTTTCTGTTCTTTTGAATGAGGTTGAAGATGGCCAAATCCTGACTCTCAATTCCCAATGTTGCATCGAGAACGAGCATACATACATCGGCATTTTCAATGGTTCTTACCGAACGCATTACTGAGTAGAACTCTAGATCTTCATGTACCTTGGTTTTCTTTCGAACCCCTGCTGTATCGAGCAAAAGGAAGTCCATTCCGAATTTGGTGAAACGCGTGTTCACCGTATCGCGAGTGGTTCCAGAAATCTCTGTAACAATGTTGCGATCTTCTTCAAACATGGCGTTTACAAGAGAAGATTTCCCAACATTTGGTCGACCAACAATGGCCAATTTTGGAAGTTCTTCTTCCTCACCCAAATCTTGATCTGGAGGAAGTAGCTCCACGACTTTATCGAGAAGTTCACCGGTACCAGAACCGTTGATAGAACTAATTCCATAAGGCTCTCCCATACCCAATCGGTAGAAGTCGGCTGCCTCGGCAAAACGCTGTGGATTGTCCACTTTGTTTGCCACCAAAATCATGGGTTTTTTATATCGACGAAGGATGTCCGCAATTTCTTTATCGAAATCCGTCATTCCCGTTTCAACGTCAACAACAAAGAGAATCAAATTCGCCTCATCAATGGCCAAACGCACTTGGCGACGAATTTCGCCTTCAAAGATGTCATCTGAACCATCTACATAACCACCGGTGTCAATGATGGAAAACTCACGTCCCACCCAATCAACGCGACCGTAGTGACGATCACGAGTTACACCGGCTACACTATCGGTAATCGCATCTCTGCGTTGAACCAAACGGTTGAATAATGTAGACTTACCGACATTAGGTCGGCCAACAATGGCTACGATATTGGACATGAGTCTGAATTTGCGGCAAAGGTACGTGTTATTTTTGGTCATTAGACGTCTGACTCTGGACGCCAAGCAACGGCCGCAAATCTAGAGACCTTGGGCCGTAGATATTGAGGAGTAAGCCTGCAGGGTGGCTTCTGAAAACAAGTTCTAAAAATTGAGAATAATTCTTGCTCCTATCATAAGTGGCAT contains these protein-coding regions:
- the gldA gene encoding gliding motility-associated ABC transporter ATP-binding subunit GldA, which codes for MSIRVSNVTKLYGEQKALNNVSFEVNSGEVIGFLGPNGAGKSTMMKIITGYIPQSEGEVEVCGIDVRTDSLEVRKKVGYLPEHNPLYTDMYVREYLLFVAGLHKAPKSRVDEMIVITGLTPEQHKKIGQLSKGYRQRVGLAQAMIHDPEVLILDEPTTGLDPNQLVDIRKLIREIGKEKTVMLSTHIMQEVEAVCDRVIIINKGVIAADQKTSEMQNASGTVILNIEFDAEVSLSGLKKIAGVRRVQHVEGGQYLIECSEAKDVRSDVFKFAVQQNRTILQSQQQKAKLEDIFRTLTGNAE
- a CDS encoding TlpA family protein disulfide reductase, whose product is MKFYALFLLSISSVFALAQPDTVYHEIPVTFHKSKAPFSDGMGVALPQRQDTDFRYERAFKALPKGWTKEETFFAHQILDFNQHVYQKHVLGEFNDSLFEFMKQRHESLRFDDVVDKDVASMMYIAYRLDGSCIEFALDANANLDFSDDEIHKGCAPNRHLNPEAEREYVELDYRYEYVQEGQVYEDSLTVVLTVDSARIGPNTSLLGLLNATYGYGEFKFEDDTVYVRSNIAGNSLVSYASLFVAPNLGYQENAYVGDFVRVGGRILQFSKVLNHPARIQLRELVEGEKPVSAKVGFYLPSFGGVNVLTGDSVYTEDYKGKYLYIDIWGSWCAGCVIDLPNLVMSYAAMDKSTVDMIGVAYDVPQNLQNAIEKYGITWPNILNSDENNITELLNVNGYPTTILVNPEGVVIATGLRGENLNELIREAIEKDRAE
- the der gene encoding ribosome biogenesis GTPase Der, with the translated sequence MSNIVAIVGRPNVGKSTLFNRLVQRRDAITDSVAGVTRDRHYGRVDWVGREFSIIDTGGYVDGSDDIFEGEIRRQVRLAIDEANLILFVVDVETGMTDFDKEIADILRRYKKPMILVANKVDNPQRFAEAADFYRLGMGEPYGISSINGSGTGELLDKVVELLPPDQDLGEEEELPKLAIVGRPNVGKSSLVNAMFEEDRNIVTEISGTTRDTVNTRFTKFGMDFLLLDTAGVRKKTKVHEDLEFYSVMRSVRTIENADVCMLVLDATLGIESQDLAIFNLIQKNRKGVVILVNKWDLINKDTNTMRDFEALVRKRCAPFVDIPIFFTSALTRQRVLKAVEEAMEVYKRRITKISTSKLNDTIVPILKDNPPPMTKGKEIKIKFATMLPTHAPTFAFYANLPQYIKEPYKRFVENQMRKLYDLSGVPIQIFFRKK